A single Dechloromonas denitrificans DNA region contains:
- the gap gene encoding type I glyceraldehyde-3-phosphate dehydrogenase — translation MTIRVAINGFGRIGRMVLRAVAREAEFSDIEIVGINDLLAPDYLAYLLKFDSVHGNFPGEISLDGSNLQVSGHAIRLSAVKDPAELKWDEIGADLVIEATGLFLTQETCAKHLAAGAKKVIQSAPGKDDTPMFVYGVNHQKYAGQAIVSAASCTTNCLAPVAKVLHDNFGIKRGLMSTVHAATATQKTVDGPSAKDWRGGRGILENIIPSSTGAAKAVGKVIPELDKKLTGMAFRVPTSDVSVVDLTVELEKPASYEEICQAMRAAATAGPLKGVLGYTDEKVVSTDFRGCRTPSIFDAGAGIALDPTFVKVVAWYDNEYGYTCNMLRFLQYAAR, via the coding sequence ATGACAATTCGCGTGGCAATCAACGGCTTTGGCCGGATCGGCAGGATGGTCCTGCGCGCCGTCGCCAGGGAAGCGGAGTTTTCGGACATCGAGATCGTCGGCATCAACGACCTGCTGGCGCCGGATTACCTGGCCTACCTGCTGAAGTTTGATTCGGTACACGGCAATTTTCCCGGCGAGATCAGCCTCGACGGCAGCAATCTGCAGGTCAGCGGCCACGCAATCCGGCTCAGCGCGGTCAAGGATCCGGCCGAACTGAAATGGGACGAGATCGGGGCCGATCTGGTGATCGAAGCGACCGGCCTGTTCCTGACCCAGGAGACCTGCGCCAAGCACCTTGCGGCGGGGGCGAAAAAGGTCATCCAGTCGGCGCCCGGCAAGGACGACACGCCGATGTTCGTGTACGGCGTCAATCATCAAAAGTATGCCGGCCAGGCCATCGTCTCGGCCGCTTCCTGCACCACCAACTGCCTGGCGCCAGTGGCCAAGGTGCTGCACGACAATTTCGGCATCAAGCGCGGCCTGATGAGCACCGTGCATGCCGCGACGGCTACCCAGAAAACGGTCGATGGCCCATCCGCCAAGGACTGGCGCGGTGGCCGCGGCATTCTCGAAAACATCATTCCGTCCTCGACCGGGGCCGCCAAGGCGGTCGGCAAGGTGATCCCGGAACTCGACAAGAAGCTGACCGGCATGGCCTTCCGCGTGCCGACTTCCGACGTTTCGGTGGTCGACCTGACCGTCGAGCTGGAAAAGCCGGCCTCCTACGAGGAAATCTGCCAGGCCATGCGGGCGGCCGCGACGGCCGGGCCGCTCAAGGGCGTTCTCGGCTATACCGACGAGAAAGTGGTATCGACCGATTTTCGCGGCTGCCGCACGCCGTCGATCTTCGATGCCGGTGCCGGTATCGCGCTCGACCCGACCTTCGTCAAGGTGGTCGCCTGGTACGACAACGAGTACGGCTACACCTGCAACATGCTGCGTTTCCTGCAGTACGCCGCCCGCTAG
- the tkt gene encoding transketolase gives MSESIPRRKLANAVRFLAVDAVEKAKSGHPGAPLGLADIAEVLWRHHLKHNPGNPQWADRDRFVLSNGHASMLLYALLHLTGYALSLDDLRNFRQLGSKTPGHPESGLTPGVETTTGPLGQGLANAVGMALTEKLLAQQFNRPGYPVVDHRTWVFVGDGCLMEGISHEASSLAGVWGLDKLVCFYDDNGISIDGHVEGWFRDDTAARFRAYGWNVIGPIDGHAASAVEDAVVAAKVGNGKPTLIICRTTIGWGSPAKAGSHDVHGAPLGEAESAATRLALDWPYGPFEVPESIRQAWDGRAAGAVAEGSWSDLFARYRADFPELAGDFERRMQGGLPANWADIRRQLLAQAGERKGSVATRKSSQNCLDLLVERVPELLGGSADLTGSNLTAGKTSRPWHSTPADQVPNYLSYGVREFGMAAIMNGVAQHRGLLPYGGTFAVFSDYSRNAIRMSALMKKRVVHVLTHDSIGLGEDGPTHQPIEHASSLRLIPGLDVWRPCDELETAVAWTLALERQDGPSALLLSRQNLPQYSAASGTTDDIRRGGYILSEVDGPLQALIIATGSEVALAMQAQAALKAQGVAVRVVSMPCTRRFDQQPATWKKHVLPSDVCRVAVEAGHPDLWHKYVGLDGEVLGLESFGESAPAPAAYEHFGLTVGNLVQTVLRTIASSGANDGDV, from the coding sequence ATGAGTGAAAGCATTCCCCGCCGCAAACTGGCCAATGCCGTCCGCTTCCTGGCGGTGGACGCGGTCGAGAAGGCCAAGTCCGGCCATCCGGGCGCCCCGCTGGGCCTGGCCGACATCGCCGAAGTGCTGTGGCGGCACCACCTGAAACACAACCCCGGCAACCCGCAATGGGCCGACCGCGACCGTTTCGTGCTGTCGAACGGCCACGCCTCGATGCTGCTCTATGCACTGCTCCACCTGACCGGCTATGCGCTGAGTCTCGATGATCTGCGGAATTTCCGGCAGCTCGGCAGCAAGACCCCGGGCCACCCGGAATCCGGCCTGACGCCGGGTGTCGAAACGACCACCGGGCCGCTCGGCCAGGGTCTGGCCAACGCGGTCGGCATGGCGCTGACCGAAAAGCTGCTGGCGCAACAATTCAACCGCCCCGGCTACCCGGTGGTCGACCACCGGACCTGGGTTTTCGTCGGCGACGGCTGCCTGATGGAAGGGATCAGCCACGAAGCCAGCTCGCTGGCCGGCGTCTGGGGGCTGGACAAGCTGGTCTGCTTCTACGACGACAACGGGATCTCGATCGACGGCCATGTCGAAGGCTGGTTCCGCGACGACACGGCGGCCCGCTTCCGGGCCTATGGCTGGAATGTCATCGGGCCGATCGACGGACACGCAGCGAGCGCCGTCGAGGATGCCGTGGTTGCAGCCAAGGTCGGCAACGGCAAGCCGACGCTGATCATCTGTCGCACCACCATCGGCTGGGGTTCGCCGGCCAAGGCCGGGTCGCACGATGTACACGGGGCGCCGCTCGGCGAGGCCGAAAGCGCCGCCACCCGACTGGCCCTGGACTGGCCGTATGGCCCCTTCGAGGTGCCGGAGAGCATCCGCCAGGCCTGGGATGGCCGGGCCGCCGGCGCGGTCGCCGAAGGCAGCTGGAGCGACCTGTTCGCCCGCTATCGGGCCGACTTCCCCGAGCTGGCCGGCGATTTCGAACGGCGCATGCAGGGTGGCCTGCCGGCCAACTGGGCCGATATCCGGCGCCAGCTGCTGGCCCAGGCCGGCGAGCGCAAAGGCAGCGTGGCGACCCGCAAGTCGTCGCAGAACTGTCTCGACCTGCTGGTCGAGCGGGTCCCCGAACTGCTCGGCGGTTCGGCCGACCTGACCGGTTCCAACCTGACCGCCGGCAAGACTAGCCGGCCCTGGCACAGTACGCCGGCCGACCAGGTGCCCAACTACCTTTCGTATGGCGTGCGCGAATTCGGCATGGCGGCGATCATGAACGGCGTCGCCCAGCATCGCGGCCTGCTGCCGTATGGCGGCACCTTCGCGGTGTTCTCGGATTATTCGCGCAACGCGATCCGCATGAGCGCGCTGATGAAAAAGCGCGTCGTCCATGTGCTGACCCACGATTCGATCGGCCTCGGCGAAGACGGTCCGACCCATCAGCCGATCGAACACGCCAGCAGCCTGCGCCTGATTCCCGGCCTCGACGTCTGGCGGCCGTGCGACGAACTGGAAACGGCGGTCGCCTGGACGCTTGCCCTGGAGCGCCAGGACGGCCCGTCGGCACTCCTGCTGTCGCGCCAGAACCTGCCGCAGTACAGCGCCGCCAGCGGCACGACCGACGACATCCGGCGCGGCGGTTACATCCTTTCGGAAGTTGATGGCCCGCTGCAGGCGCTGATCATCGCCACCGGCTCCGAAGTGGCCCTGGCCATGCAGGCGCAGGCGGCCCTCAAGGCGCAGGGGGTGGCTGTCCGCGTCGTCTCGATGCCGTGCACGCGGCGTTTCGACCAGCAACCAGCGACCTGGAAGAAGCACGTGCTGCCCAGCGACGTCTGTCGGGTTGCCGTCGAGGCCGGGCATCCCGACCTGTGGCACAAGTACGTCGGGCTCGACGGCGAGGTGCTGGGTCTCGAGAGCTTCGGCGAATCCGCTCCGGCCCCGGCGGCCTACGAACACTTCGGTCTGACGGTGGGCAATCTGGTGCAGACTGTGTTGCGCACCATTGCCAGTTCCGGCGCCAACGACGGCGACGTTTAA
- a CDS encoding phosphoribulokinase, with translation MSVKHPIIAITGSSGAGTSTVMQSFQHIFRREGLKALIVEGDSFHRYDRIAMRATMKEQEELGNRNFSHFGPEANLLDDLQRLFVSYGQSGGGKVRKYLHDAGEAEPFAQPPGTFTPWQEIGEATDLLFYEGLHGAYADAQVDIAKQVDLCVGVVPTINLEWIQKLHRDQKMRGYTQEAVTDTILRRMPDYVSHLCPQFSRTHVNFQRVPIVDTSNPFIARDIPTADESMVVIRFANPKGIDFQYLLGILHGSMLTRPNTLVVPGGKMGLAMQMIFTPMVLRLIDQKRRA, from the coding sequence ATGTCCGTCAAGCATCCGATCATTGCCATCACCGGCTCGTCCGGGGCCGGTACCAGCACGGTGATGCAGAGTTTTCAGCACATCTTTCGTCGCGAAGGCCTGAAGGCGCTGATTGTCGAGGGCGATTCCTTCCATCGCTACGACCGCATCGCGATGCGGGCGACGATGAAGGAGCAGGAGGAACTGGGCAATCGCAATTTCAGCCACTTCGGGCCGGAAGCCAACCTGCTCGACGATCTGCAGCGGCTTTTCGTCAGCTACGGCCAGAGCGGCGGCGGCAAGGTCCGTAAATACCTGCACGATGCCGGCGAAGCCGAGCCGTTCGCCCAGCCGCCGGGTACTTTCACACCCTGGCAGGAGATCGGCGAAGCGACCGACCTGCTGTTCTATGAAGGTCTGCACGGCGCCTATGCCGATGCGCAGGTCGACATCGCCAAGCAGGTCGATCTCTGCGTCGGCGTCGTGCCGACCATCAACCTCGAGTGGATCCAGAAGCTGCACCGCGACCAGAAGATGCGCGGCTATACGCAGGAGGCGGTGACCGACACCATCCTGCGCCGCATGCCGGATTACGTCAGCCATCTCTGTCCGCAGTTTTCGCGCACCCACGTCAATTTCCAGCGGGTGCCGATCGTCGATACCTCCAATCCCTTCATCGCCCGCGACATCCCGACGGCCGACGAAAGCATGGTGGTGATCCGCTTCGCCAACCCCAAGGGCATCGACTTCCAGTACCTGCTGGGCATCCTGCACGGTTCGATGCTGACCCGCCCGAACACGCTGGTGGTGCCCGGCGGCAAGATGGGCCTGGCCATGCAGATGATCTTCACGCCGATGGTGTTGCGCCTGATCGACCAGAAGCGCCGTGCCTGA
- a CDS encoding class 1 fructose-bisphosphatase — protein MQFGRTTLSKFVIEQTRLQHGELGALLIDVAAAVKTISAMVAKGALSGNHGALDSTNIQGEVQKKLDVLTNEAILRHCEWGGQLAGMASEEMDDPYRIPVEYPRGRYLLVFDPLDGSSNSDVNVSVGTIFSIFARPAVGDAELADYLRPGQQQVAAGYAIYGPATMMVLTLGNGTHGFTLDRENGNFILTHPDIRVPEDTREFAINTSNERFWEPPVQRYVSECKAGRTGVRGVDFNMRWIASMVAEVHRILIRGGIFMYPKDSKDPAKPGRLRLLYEANPMAMLIEQAGGAASTGRQRILEVQPEALHQRVPVILGSKNEVERLARYHVEYDDGSDRPFVSPLFAERSLFRDETRS, from the coding sequence ATGCAATTCGGACGAACCACGCTTTCCAAATTCGTCATCGAGCAAACGCGGCTGCAGCATGGCGAACTCGGTGCGCTGCTCATCGACGTCGCGGCCGCCGTCAAAACCATCTCGGCGATGGTCGCCAAGGGCGCGCTGAGCGGCAATCACGGCGCCCTCGACAGCACCAACATCCAGGGCGAGGTGCAGAAGAAGCTCGACGTGCTGACCAACGAGGCGATCCTGCGCCATTGCGAGTGGGGCGGCCAGCTGGCCGGCATGGCTTCGGAGGAAATGGACGACCCCTACCGGATCCCGGTCGAATATCCGCGCGGCCGCTACCTGCTGGTTTTCGACCCGCTCGACGGGTCGTCGAACAGCGACGTCAATGTCTCGGTCGGCACCATTTTCTCGATTTTCGCCCGGCCCGCCGTCGGCGATGCCGAACTGGCCGACTATCTGCGTCCCGGCCAGCAACAGGTGGCGGCCGGTTACGCCATCTACGGCCCGGCGACGATGATGGTGCTGACCCTCGGCAACGGCACGCACGGCTTCACGCTGGACCGCGAAAACGGCAATTTCATCCTCACCCATCCCGATATCCGGGTGCCGGAAGATACCCGCGAATTCGCCATCAACACCTCCAACGAGCGTTTCTGGGAGCCGCCGGTGCAGCGCTACGTCAGCGAATGCAAGGCCGGCCGGACCGGCGTGCGCGGCGTCGATTTCAACATGCGCTGGATCGCCTCGATGGTTGCCGAAGTGCACCGCATCCTGATCCGCGGCGGCATCTTCATGTACCCGAAGGACAGCAAGGACCCGGCCAAGCCCGGCCGCCTGCGCCTGCTCTACGAAGCCAACCCGATGGCGATGCTGATCGAGCAGGCGGGCGGCGCGGCGAGTACCGGCCGCCAGCGCATTCTCGAGGTGCAACCGGAAGCGTTGCATCAACGCGTGCCGGTCATCCTCGGGTCGAAAAATGAAGTGGAACGTTTGGCGCGTTATCACGTCGAATATGACGATGGCAGCGACCGCCCCTTCGTCTCGCCGCTGTTCGCCGAACGTTCGCTGTTCCGCGACGAAACGCGTAGCTGA
- a CDS encoding HAD family hydrolase: MNPLQAIIFDVDGTLAETERDGHRPAFNRAFTECGLNWHWDEVLYGRLLDITGGKERIRHFAEHCAPAVAARADFDRLVHQVHAAKTAHYVELVGRGGVALRPGIARLIDEARRASIRLAIATTTSAANVDALLRASLGSDAAGWFAVIGAGDVVPAKKPAPDIYLWVLEKLQLPAAACLAIEDSANGLRAAQGAGLAAVVTVSEYTAGQDFAGARRVLPHLGGLSLAELGQAAHSL; encoded by the coding sequence ATGAACCCACTGCAAGCGATCATTTTCGACGTCGACGGGACGCTCGCCGAAACCGAGCGCGACGGCCATCGCCCGGCCTTCAACCGGGCTTTTACCGAATGCGGCCTGAACTGGCACTGGGACGAGGTGTTGTACGGCCGCCTGCTCGACATCACCGGCGGCAAGGAACGCATCCGCCACTTCGCCGAACACTGCGCCCCGGCCGTCGCCGCCCGGGCCGATTTCGACCGGCTGGTCCACCAAGTGCACGCCGCCAAGACGGCCCATTACGTCGAGTTGGTCGGCCGGGGCGGCGTGGCGCTGCGGCCCGGCATCGCCCGCCTGATCGACGAAGCCCGGCGGGCCAGCATCCGCCTGGCGATCGCCACCACCACCTCGGCCGCCAATGTCGACGCCCTGCTCCGCGCCAGCCTCGGCTCGGATGCCGCCGGCTGGTTCGCCGTGATCGGGGCCGGCGATGTCGTGCCGGCCAAGAAACCAGCCCCGGACATCTATTTGTGGGTATTGGAAAAATTGCAGTTGCCGGCCGCCGCCTGCCTGGCCATCGAGGATTCGGCCAACGGCTTGCGTGCCGCACAGGGTGCCGGGCTGGCTGCCGTGGTGACGGTCAGCGAATACACCGCCGGGCAGGATTTTGCCGGCGCCCGGCGGGTCCTGCCGCATCTCGGCGGGCTATCGCTGGCCGAGCTTGGCCAGGCCGCGCACAGCCTTTAG
- a CDS encoding bestrophin family protein, translating to MIVRPRPHWFYLLFVRRGSLVHLILAQQIFVFTVACAVVAAHGHLLHWKVPLTASPFSLIGVALAIFLGFRINASYDRYWEARKQWGTVLVEVRNLARKALTCAGPADQARPFILGLIAFATVLRNQLRDDPRERGLAGLLPAEVVGQVVPARGGANLILLWLAQWLRVRRQTGDLQPILAQSMEQGLDALSGALGGCERIANTPLPFTYSVILHRSSYLYCLLLPFGLVDAIGLMTPLIVTFVSYTFFALEALSDEIEDPFGRMPNDLALDAIVAGIDASLREMLGETPPPAPLPDQNFVLN from the coding sequence ATGATCGTCCGCCCGCGGCCGCACTGGTTCTACCTGCTCTTCGTGCGCCGCGGTTCGCTGGTCCACCTGATCCTGGCCCAGCAAATCTTCGTCTTTACCGTTGCCTGTGCCGTGGTGGCGGCCCACGGCCATTTGCTGCACTGGAAAGTGCCGCTGACGGCCAGCCCGTTTTCGCTGATCGGGGTGGCCCTGGCGATCTTTCTCGGCTTTCGCATCAACGCCAGCTATGACCGCTACTGGGAAGCCCGCAAGCAGTGGGGGACGGTCCTCGTCGAAGTCCGCAACCTGGCCCGCAAGGCGCTGACCTGCGCCGGTCCGGCCGACCAGGCCCGGCCGTTCATCCTCGGCCTGATCGCCTTCGCTACCGTGCTGCGCAACCAGCTGCGCGACGATCCCCGCGAACGCGGACTGGCCGGGCTGTTGCCGGCGGAGGTCGTCGGCCAGGTCGTGCCGGCGCGCGGCGGGGCCAACCTGATCCTCCTCTGGCTGGCCCAATGGCTGCGGGTCAGGCGGCAAACCGGCGACCTCCAGCCGATCCTCGCCCAAAGCATGGAGCAGGGGCTCGACGCCCTGTCGGGGGCGCTCGGCGGCTGCGAGCGCATCGCCAATACGCCGCTGCCCTTCACCTACTCGGTGATCCTGCATCGGTCGTCCTACCTCTACTGCCTGCTGCTGCCCTTCGGCCTGGTCGATGCGATCGGCCTGATGACGCCGCTCATCGTCACCTTCGTCTCCTACACCTTCTTCGCCCTGGAGGCGCTGAGCGACGAGATCGAAGATCCCTTCGGCCGCATGCCCAACGACCTGGCGCTCGATGCCATCGTCGCCGGCATCGATGCCAGCCTGCGCGAAATGCTCGGCGAAACGCCGCCGCCGGCCCCGCTGCCCGACCAGAACTTCGTCCTCAACTAA
- a CDS encoding acetyl-CoA hydrolase/transferase family protein yields the protein MQTSNGSSRIQCAKLRSKVMSAEEAANLIPSGVNVGMSGFTGAGYPKLVPSALAKRIMDANLYGKKFKIGVWTGASTAPDLDGALAMVDGVEMRLPYQSDPTCRKRINAGEMEYIDIHLSHVAQFVWSGFLGKLDIAVVEVAGVLEDGRLIPSSSVGNNKTWLDQADKIILEVNSWQNPELEGMHDIYYGTQLPPHRKPIPLVRTQDRIGEPYLRCDPNKVIAVVETNSPDRNSAFSAPDENSRKIAGHILEFFEHEVKKGRLPVDLLPLQSGVGNIANAVMAGLNQGPFENLTAYTEVLQDGMLEMIKSGKLTCASATAFSLSSGALAELNTDLARYKNNIILRPQEISNHPEIIRRLGVIAMNGMIEADIYGNVNSTHIMGTKIMNGIGGSGDFARNAYLSMFMTPSQAKGGEISCIVPMASHVDHTEHDVQILVTEQGLADLRGLSPKQRAKAIIENCAHPHFKPALSDYYKRALDHSPGKQTPHLLEEALSWHLRYLRQGAM from the coding sequence ATGCAGACCTCGAATGGATCATCCCGTATCCAGTGCGCCAAACTGCGCAGCAAGGTAATGTCGGCCGAAGAGGCCGCCAACCTGATTCCGTCCGGCGTCAATGTCGGCATGAGCGGTTTTACCGGTGCCGGCTACCCGAAGTTGGTGCCGTCGGCCCTGGCCAAACGCATCATGGACGCCAATCTGTATGGCAAGAAATTCAAGATCGGCGTGTGGACCGGCGCCTCGACCGCGCCCGACCTGGACGGCGCGCTGGCCATGGTCGATGGCGTCGAGATGCGGCTGCCCTACCAGTCGGACCCGACCTGCCGCAAACGGATCAATGCCGGCGAGATGGAATACATCGACATTCACCTGTCGCATGTCGCGCAGTTCGTCTGGTCCGGCTTTCTCGGCAAGCTCGACATTGCCGTGGTCGAAGTGGCCGGGGTTCTGGAAGACGGGCGGCTGATTCCCTCGTCGTCGGTCGGCAACAACAAGACCTGGCTGGATCAGGCCGACAAGATCATCCTGGAAGTGAATTCCTGGCAAAACCCCGAGCTCGAGGGGATGCACGACATTTACTACGGCACCCAGCTGCCGCCGCACCGCAAGCCGATTCCGCTGGTCCGCACCCAGGACCGGATCGGCGAACCGTATCTGCGCTGTGACCCGAACAAGGTCATCGCCGTCGTCGAAACCAACAGCCCGGATCGCAATTCGGCTTTCTCGGCCCCCGATGAAAACTCCCGCAAGATCGCCGGCCACATCCTCGAATTCTTCGAGCACGAGGTCAAGAAAGGCCGCCTGCCGGTCGACCTGCTGCCGCTGCAGTCGGGTGTCGGCAACATCGCCAATGCCGTGATGGCCGGCCTCAATCAGGGCCCGTTCGAGAACCTGACGGCCTATACCGAAGTGCTGCAGGACGGCATGCTGGAGATGATCAAGTCCGGCAAGCTGACCTGCGCCTCGGCCACCGCCTTCTCGCTGAGCTCGGGCGCCCTGGCCGAACTGAATACCGACCTGGCGCGCTACAAGAACAACATCATCCTGCGCCCGCAGGAAATCTCGAACCACCCGGAAATCATCCGCCGGCTCGGGGTCATCGCGATGAACGGCATGATCGAGGCCGACATCTACGGCAACGTCAATTCGACCCACATCATGGGCACCAAGATCATGAACGGCATCGGCGGCTCCGGCGACTTCGCCCGCAACGCCTATCTGTCGATGTTCATGACGCCGTCGCAAGCCAAGGGCGGGGAAATCTCCTGCATCGTGCCGATGGCTTCGCACGTCGACCACACCGAACACGACGTCCAGATCCTGGTCACCGAACAGGGCCTGGCCGACCTGCGCGGCCTCTCGCCGAAGCAACGCGCCAAGGCGATTATCGAGAACTGCGCCCACCCGCACTTCAAGCCGGCGCTGAGCGACTACTACAAGCGCGCCCTCGATCATTCGCCGGGCAAGCAAACGCCGCATCTGCTCGAAGAAGCCCTGAGCTGGCACCTGCGTTACCTGCGCCAAGGGGCAATGTAA
- a CDS encoding transcriptional regulator GcvA gives MSYRLPPLPALRAFEAAARHLSFKKAAEELHVTPAAISQQIKLLESYLDLSLFRRLTRAIELTPQGMAMLPKIREGFDCLAAAIESSRQGDDGPLTVNAPPSFASRWLVPRLPRFAASHPGIALRLSSSADAVDRHGETMLFVERQTDPRTATSEVAIRYGTGNYPGLRVEKIFAPNCVPVCSPRLPTPDKPLDSPADLARHVLIHDETIGEEGRQPDWAQWLNTAGVPGVDARRGPRFSNAVLAVEAALDGQGVALALSPLVEAEVAAGRLLMPFALTIPSPYAYYLVMSEAMASRPSVAAFSDWLQAEGRQVNRPATRRPGNA, from the coding sequence ATGAGCTATCGACTTCCCCCTCTGCCCGCCCTGCGTGCCTTCGAAGCCGCCGCCCGCCACCTCAGTTTCAAGAAGGCGGCGGAAGAGCTGCACGTCACCCCGGCCGCCATCAGCCAGCAGATCAAGCTGCTCGAAAGCTACCTCGACCTCAGCCTGTTTCGCCGCCTGACCCGGGCCATCGAACTGACGCCGCAGGGCATGGCCATGCTGCCGAAGATACGGGAAGGTTTCGACTGCCTGGCGGCGGCCATCGAAAGTTCGCGCCAGGGCGACGATGGCCCGCTCACCGTCAATGCCCCGCCCTCCTTCGCTTCGCGCTGGCTGGTGCCGCGCCTGCCGCGCTTCGCCGCCAGCCATCCGGGCATTGCGCTCCGCCTGTCGAGCAGTGCCGACGCGGTCGATCGGCACGGCGAAACGATGCTCTTCGTCGAGCGGCAGACCGACCCGCGGACGGCGACCAGCGAAGTCGCCATCCGCTACGGCACCGGCAACTACCCCGGCCTGCGCGTTGAAAAGATTTTCGCCCCGAATTGCGTACCGGTGTGCAGCCCCCGCCTGCCGACGCCGGACAAGCCGCTCGACAGTCCGGCCGACCTCGCCCGCCATGTGCTGATCCACGACGAAACGATCGGCGAAGAAGGCCGCCAGCCCGACTGGGCGCAATGGCTGAACACGGCCGGCGTGCCCGGCGTGGACGCCCGGCGCGGCCCGCGCTTTTCGAATGCGGTGCTCGCCGTCGAAGCGGCGCTCGATGGCCAGGGCGTCGCGCTCGCCCTGTCGCCGCTGGTCGAGGCCGAGGTCGCCGCCGGGCGCTTGTTGATGCCCTTCGCGCTGACCATCCCGTCGCCCTACGCCTACTACCTGGTGATGTCGGAAGCGATGGCCAGTCGGCCCTCGGTGGCCGCCTTCAGCGACTGGCTGCAGGCCGAAGGCCGGCAGGTAAACCGGCCGGCGACGCGCCGCCCCGGGAACGCTTAG
- a CDS encoding diguanylate cyclase domain-containing protein — translation MNFRRIANSIVTRLLLLGIVIVLAGVVARYTLLGAYLREDVEKVVSAQQLALATYVAHDIDYKIRERQAMLRQLAKVLPAHLLHRPEELRAWLGERHEWQPLFSQGLFVVDPSGLVLGDYPRRPERLGMSYRDRDYVREALAGKAAVGRPVVGRITKEPVLPLAVPVRKANGEVQAVLVGITAIGAPGFLDLLQQGRIGESGGFLLVSPRDQLFVAASDPAMVLQATPPPGVNPLHDRAMGGYRGHGVTTNARGVEEVSAMASVASTGWFVVARLPTAEAFALVKHVQNFVLRHAATSIAFFLLVATGSLLAVFRPLFRAADHADKMTRGELPLEPLPVARADEVGHLTEAFNRLLVKLQATQAEFARMAHHDTLTGLPNRALLCDRIQQVLRRAHRNDTRFSILFLDLDGFKAINDALGHEAGDLALVQVAQRLQASIRETDTLARVGGDEFVIVVGDLGAEPGYLEESAKAVATKCIKAIDQPFHLRGQECSLGLSVGIALGDGRSDADDLMSLADRAMYQAKQAGRGRYVMAGAAAD, via the coding sequence ATGAATTTTCGCCGTATCGCCAACAGCATCGTCACCCGCCTGCTCCTGCTCGGCATCGTCATCGTTCTGGCCGGTGTCGTGGCGCGCTATACGCTGCTCGGCGCCTATCTGCGCGAAGATGTCGAGAAGGTCGTTTCGGCTCAACAGCTGGCCCTGGCCACTTACGTCGCGCACGATATCGACTACAAGATTCGCGAACGGCAGGCGATGCTCAGGCAACTGGCCAAGGTCCTCCCGGCGCACCTGTTGCATCGCCCCGAGGAACTCCGGGCGTGGCTCGGCGAGCGCCACGAATGGCAGCCGCTGTTTTCGCAAGGCCTGTTCGTCGTCGATCCGAGCGGCCTGGTGTTGGGCGATTATCCGCGGCGGCCCGAGCGGCTCGGGATGAGTTATCGCGATCGCGACTACGTGCGCGAGGCCCTGGCCGGCAAGGCAGCGGTTGGTCGGCCGGTGGTCGGCCGGATCACCAAGGAGCCGGTGCTGCCGCTCGCCGTACCTGTCAGGAAGGCGAACGGCGAAGTTCAGGCCGTGCTGGTCGGCATCACGGCCATTGGCGCCCCGGGTTTCCTCGACCTGTTGCAGCAGGGCCGGATTGGCGAAAGCGGCGGTTTCCTGCTGGTCTCGCCGCGCGACCAGTTGTTCGTCGCCGCCAGCGATCCGGCCATGGTCCTCCAGGCGACGCCGCCGCCCGGCGTTAACCCGTTGCACGATCGGGCCATGGGCGGCTATCGAGGGCACGGCGTGACGACCAATGCGCGGGGCGTCGAAGAAGTGTCGGCCATGGCTTCGGTCGCCAGCACCGGCTGGTTCGTGGTGGCCCGCCTGCCGACCGCCGAAGCCTTTGCCCTGGTCAAGCATGTTCAGAATTTCGTGCTGCGGCATGCCGCCACGTCCATTGCCTTCTTCCTGCTGGTGGCGACCGGCAGTCTGCTCGCCGTTTTTCGGCCATTGTTCCGGGCGGCCGACCATGCCGACAAAATGACGCGCGGCGAGTTGCCGCTCGAACCGCTTCCGGTGGCCCGGGCCGACGAGGTCGGCCATCTGACGGAAGCCTTCAACCGGCTGCTGGTCAAACTGCAGGCGACCCAGGCCGAATTCGCCCGCATGGCGCATCACGACACCCTGACCGGTCTGCCGAATCGGGCACTGCTCTGCGACCGGATTCAGCAGGTGTTGCGCCGCGCGCATCGCAACGACACCCGGTTCTCCATCCTTTTCCTCGATCTCGACGGCTTCAAGGCGATCAACGACGCCCTCGGCCACGAGGCGGGCGATCTGGCCCTGGTCCAGGTGGCGCAGCGCCTGCAGGCGAGCATCCGGGAGACCGATACGCTGGCCCGGGTCGGTGGCGACGAATTCGTCATCGTGGTCGGCGATCTCGGGGCCGAGCCGGGCTATCTCGAAGAATCGGCCAAGGCCGTCGCCACCAAATGCATCAAGGCGATCGACCAGCCATTCCATCTGCGCGGCCAGGAATGCTCACTCGGCCTGTCGGTCGGGATCGCGCTCGGCGACGGGCGAAGCGATGCCGACGACTTGATGTCCCTGGCCGACCGCGCCATGTACCAGGCCAAACAGGCGGGACGCGGGCGCTATGTGATGGCTGGCGCCGCGGCCGACTAA